In Methylovirgula sp., a single genomic region encodes these proteins:
- a CDS encoding relaxase/mobilization nuclease domain-containing protein, with the protein MRTDTNERAEVRELFGVAAEDLKGALVEMEAVAAGTRATKPFYHASINTRADERLTDEQRAHAIERLEEALGLKGQSRIVVVHLKEGREHCHIVWSRIDLERMTAISDSHNYRKHEEVARALEKEFGHERVQGAHAEREGKTRPDRTPSHDEMLATAHGAVSPKDAKVLTTELWRQTDSGQSFKSALEEKNWLLARGDRRDFVVIDPHGGTHSLARRIDGVRAKDVRERMSDIDAEQLPSVGEARTAQRNRILEASQDDEEPRRSSQRTESSVGSTLEWTDKGGMVAQQASAMKAARHARKNELTSWQNHNSPAEPQKHKRLIFYEDSNDRDKDRDRDR; encoded by the coding sequence ATGCGCACGGACACCAACGAGAGGGCCGAAGTCCGTGAATTGTTTGGCGTCGCTGCGGAAGATTTGAAAGGTGCGTTGGTTGAGATGGAGGCGGTCGCCGCCGGCACCCGCGCGACCAAGCCCTTCTATCATGCCTCAATCAATACCCGCGCCGACGAGCGGCTGACCGACGAGCAGCGCGCTCACGCGATCGAGCGGCTTGAAGAAGCGCTCGGCTTGAAAGGCCAATCGCGCATCGTCGTCGTTCATCTCAAGGAAGGTCGGGAGCATTGCCACATCGTCTGGTCGCGAATCGACCTGGAGCGCATGACGGCGATCAGCGATAGCCACAATTACCGCAAGCATGAGGAAGTGGCTCGCGCGCTTGAGAAGGAGTTTGGGCATGAGCGGGTACAAGGCGCGCATGCAGAACGCGAAGGCAAGACCCGCCCCGACCGGACGCCGAGCCATGATGAAATGCTGGCCACGGCGCATGGCGCGGTCAGCCCGAAAGACGCCAAGGTTTTGACGACCGAGCTTTGGCGGCAGACCGATAGCGGCCAATCTTTCAAGTCCGCGTTGGAAGAAAAGAACTGGCTGCTGGCGCGCGGCGACCGGCGCGACTTTGTCGTGATTGACCCACACGGCGGAACGCACAGCCTGGCGCGGCGCATAGATGGCGTCCGGGCCAAGGATGTCCGCGAGCGGATGTCGGATATAGATGCTGAACAGCTTCCCTCCGTTGGGGAAGCTCGCACGGCTCAAAGGAACCGGATTTTAGAGGCCTCCCAGGATGATGAAGAGCCTCGCCGGTCATCGCAGCGGACGGAATCTAGCGTGGGAAGTACGCTCGAATGGACCGACAAGGGTGGCATGGTCGCGCAGCAAGCGTCAGCCATGAAGGCCGCTCGCCACGCGAGAAAAAATGAGCTTACCTCGTGGCAAAACCACAATTCGCCGGCGGAGCCCCAAAAACATAAGAGACTTATCTTTTACGAGGACAGCAACGATCGCGACAAAGATCGCGATCGGGACCGGTAA
- a CDS encoding DUF2282 domain-containing protein, translating to MSMKTIVSAAILAGAVTTALSTIAAAAPLTKAEVHAALAAHKEKCFGVALKGQNDCAAGPGTTCQGTSTVDFQTNSWKFVQGGTCTGIVLPNGGHGSLKAM from the coding sequence ATGTCTATGAAAACCATCGTGAGCGCGGCTATCCTCGCCGGCGCTGTGACGACTGCGCTGTCGACGATCGCCGCTGCCGCGCCTTTGACGAAGGCGGAGGTGCATGCTGCGCTCGCCGCGCATAAGGAAAAGTGCTTCGGCGTTGCCCTGAAGGGCCAGAACGATTGCGCGGCCGGCCCAGGCACCACCTGCCAGGGCACGTCGACCGTAGACTTCCAGACCAATTCCTGGAAATTCGTACAGGGTGGCACCTGCACCGGCATCGTCCTGCCGAACGGTGGTCATGGTTCGCTGAAGGCGATGTAA
- a CDS encoding type II toxin-antitoxin system HipA family toxin, whose product MTNDLVVLLNGTEVGHVHSGAQGRLTFVYDDKWREADDAYPLSLSMPLAAKEHGRSVIEAFLWGLLPDNDRVLDRWAAKFHVSARNVFALISHVGEDCAGAVQFVTPDRLSAMRSGNEDKIEWLDESDIAKRLQTLRSDHAAWRLPRDTGQFSLAGAQPKTALLLQGKRWGIPSGRLPTTHILKPPTGQFDGHAENEHICLMLARSLGLPAAQSKVMRFEDEIAIVIERYDRLRTGNEIVRVHQEDICQARGIMPTKKYQNEGGPGAGDIIDLLRTYSTDRQADLKTFVGALGFNWLIAGTDAHAKNFSLLLGGSHVRLAPLYDVASVLPYDEFDIRKVKLAMKIGGEYELDQIGHRQWQKFARETRTDADELMVSLVSMAKQLPDEVSAARKRAGQDGLDEAVIARLTAGLIERARESQKLLDRV is encoded by the coding sequence ATGACCAACGATCTCGTCGTTCTTCTAAATGGGACAGAGGTCGGGCACGTCCATAGCGGCGCGCAAGGACGTCTTACATTCGTCTATGATGATAAATGGCGCGAGGCAGACGATGCGTATCCGTTGTCGCTTTCGATGCCGCTGGCGGCGAAGGAGCACGGCCGTTCTGTCATCGAGGCCTTCCTGTGGGGGCTGTTGCCCGACAACGACCGTGTGCTCGATCGTTGGGCCGCCAAGTTCCATGTCTCGGCCCGCAACGTCTTTGCTTTGATTTCGCATGTCGGCGAAGACTGCGCTGGCGCCGTCCAGTTCGTTACGCCGGATCGCCTGAGCGCCATGCGCAGTGGCAATGAGGATAAGATCGAATGGCTTGACGAATCCGACATCGCCAAACGGTTGCAAACCTTGCGTTCGGATCATGCCGCATGGCGATTGCCACGAGATACGGGGCAATTCAGCCTAGCCGGGGCTCAACCCAAAACGGCGTTGCTCTTGCAGGGCAAGCGCTGGGGAATACCATCCGGGCGTCTGCCGACCACGCATATATTGAAGCCTCCGACCGGCCAGTTCGACGGCCATGCGGAGAATGAGCATATCTGTCTCATGCTCGCCCGAAGCCTTGGATTGCCGGCAGCGCAATCGAAGGTCATGCGTTTTGAAGACGAAATCGCCATTGTCATCGAGCGTTATGACCGGTTGCGCACTGGCAATGAGATCGTTCGCGTTCACCAGGAAGATATTTGTCAGGCGCGTGGCATCATGCCCACCAAGAAATATCAAAACGAAGGCGGCCCGGGGGCAGGCGACATCATCGACCTGCTGCGCACCTATTCCACAGACCGCCAGGCCGATCTCAAGACGTTCGTTGGAGCCCTTGGCTTTAACTGGCTTATTGCTGGCACGGACGCGCATGCCAAGAATTTTTCGTTGCTCCTTGGCGGCTCCCATGTCCGGCTTGCGCCGCTCTATGATGTCGCGAGCGTTCTTCCATACGATGAATTCGACATTAGGAAAGTCAAGCTCGCGATGAAGATCGGCGGCGAATATGAGCTTGACCAGATCGGACATCGCCAATGGCAAAAATTTGCACGTGAGACACGGACCGATGCTGATGAACTAATGGTCAGCCTCGTATCCATGGCAAAACAATTGCCCGATGAAGTGAGCGCCGCGCGTAAGCGCGCCGGTCAGGATGGATTGGATGAAGCTGTTATCGCGCGTTTGACTGCGGGGCTTATCGAAAGAGCGCGGGAGAGCCAAAAACTTCTCGATCGCGTGTAG
- a CDS encoding DUF1109 domain-containing protein, which yields MKTNDFIDLLSADSAPVWRFGSIFGLAIVFGILISGCAFFLGIGVRPDISQAVQSPRFLFKFVATGTLAAGATGTMLSLARPCASLKRWSWILMAVPLLLACAAAVELIVMPRDMWMRLLVGKNSRCCLTLVPLLAMGPLACLLMALRQGASEKPGVAGGLAGMAASGIAATFYAANCTDDSPLFVATWYPLATLAIATVGYVLGVKLLKW from the coding sequence GTGAAGACCAACGACTTCATCGACCTGCTCTCTGCCGACTCGGCGCCGGTTTGGCGATTTGGATCAATTTTCGGCCTCGCAATTGTTTTTGGAATTCTCATCTCCGGCTGCGCATTTTTTCTGGGTATCGGAGTGAGACCCGATATTTCCCAAGCCGTTCAATCCCCGCGCTTCCTTTTTAAATTCGTCGCGACGGGAACGCTTGCCGCCGGTGCGACGGGAACAATGCTTTCGCTCGCGCGCCCCTGCGCCTCGCTCAAACGCTGGTCGTGGATATTGATGGCCGTGCCTTTGCTGCTGGCGTGCGCGGCCGCCGTCGAACTGATCGTGATGCCGCGGGACATGTGGATGCGGCTGCTTGTCGGCAAAAACTCACGCTGCTGCCTGACCCTAGTTCCGCTTCTCGCGATGGGGCCTCTTGCCTGCTTGCTGATGGCGTTGCGACAGGGCGCGTCGGAGAAGCCGGGCGTCGCCGGCGGGCTCGCTGGCATGGCCGCGAGCGGGATCGCCGCGACGTTCTATGCCGCGAATTGCACCGACGACAGCCCGCTTTTCGTCGCCACCTGGTATCCGCTCGCCACTTTGGCGATAGCCACCGTGGGATATGTTCTCGGCGTCAAGCTGCTCAAATGGTGA
- a CDS encoding helix-turn-helix transcriptional regulator, with the protein METMVRDPAYIAQQVKFLRKMLRLTQENLADASGLTTRTIEKIESGRHRPEEQTLRSLARGANLDVSYFEKPTPEQEARQHAEIARAIRKTVLVPTDPIHSAKDFLAAFAQRHAFRFDTTAAEDDGSLDLAASLVDYLKDLNDVWDDCGTSDQLEYARNFAEQCSQLERFGLVCYMGYHRQVLREKDRPDLIFIVGLMTLQSKDGTEGRRYALVRLEGKWETLDEDRVPLPDGFGG; encoded by the coding sequence ATGGAAACTATGGTTCGGGACCCCGCTTATATCGCCCAACAGGTCAAATTCCTGCGCAAGATGCTTCGGCTGACACAGGAAAATCTGGCCGACGCATCGGGCCTAACAACCCGGACTATCGAAAAAATCGAAAGCGGACGCCACCGGCCTGAAGAGCAGACCCTGCGCAGCCTTGCCCGGGGGGCAAATCTTGACGTGAGCTATTTTGAAAAGCCGACGCCGGAACAGGAAGCGCGCCAGCACGCAGAAATCGCGCGTGCGATCCGCAAGACGGTGCTCGTGCCGACCGATCCAATTCATTCGGCAAAAGACTTCCTGGCGGCCTTCGCCCAACGTCATGCCTTCCGGTTTGACACTACCGCCGCTGAAGATGACGGCTCTTTGGACCTTGCTGCCAGTCTCGTCGATTATCTGAAGGACTTGAATGACGTTTGGGACGATTGCGGCACGTCTGATCAACTCGAGTATGCTCGAAATTTCGCGGAACAATGCTCGCAGCTCGAACGCTTCGGGCTTGTTTGCTACATGGGATATCATCGCCAGGTTCTGAGAGAGAAAGATCGCCCCGACCTGATATTTATTGTGGGACTCATGACGCTTCAATCGAAGGATGGGACCGAAGGCCGGCGTTACGCGCTCGTTCGGCTTGAGGGTAAGTGGGAGACTCTTGACGAAGATAGGGTTCCCTTGCCGGATGGATTTGGCGGATGA
- a CDS encoding type IV secretory system conjugative DNA transfer family protein: MGWRLSRPILFGIGLSLLFVFPVVAQYSQTPYDYGNQNSYGGHPGFFGQAATLPTFSGVFWRFAIDAIAAGLGFAVGAFFSPFLRPFRRILFFVGLAVIVLYAWLGYAPIADGLTKVIAIFAFFVALGYGIRLGAKAFLAERANAERPISFGSAKWATMDYLDQKELFNGSGFLLGAFVEGGARKLIHYGGPRHLLTVAPTRSGKGVSSIIPNLLSYEGSAFVIDPKGENALITAPRRGKGNPEKRISGLGQDIHLLDPWNMAAGKLGLAPACFNPLDWIKADDPDATENAFLLAEALVPSGAEGEAKFWDEESKALLCGIILYVAISKHEAANRHLGRVRDILLLGAADFKVVLENMYKETNPVVSSTASRTASKDEKLRSNVLAAVQSHTHFLDSPRIRESLSRSSFQFEDFKARPTTVYLILPADRLETFGRWLRLLIQQALTINARNIDKKPPRPVLFLLDEMAALGRLSMVEQAFGLMAGFGIQLWGIVQDLSQLERIYDKGWQTFISNSGVIQYFGSRDKITAEYFSTLCGVTTIRIQNFSYALGKTITRTWSNVTGAGNNSSSDGGSDSSSHTHTIGTNESQRQLAYPDELMVLKDDSQVIFIENLDPIQGLKLLWYKDSGLSALGVNLHDTKVPERQQQQIATTQPVAAVSAKKATAANTAVKQHKPATASTDYVVSTRNFYDPDFGAFPTEFHSDGSVVVQFESGPYRFESEASFKDYLDKARKEQSPGA; this comes from the coding sequence ATGGGGTGGCGTTTGTCTCGACCAATTCTCTTCGGAATTGGCCTTAGTCTTCTTTTCGTGTTTCCAGTAGTCGCTCAATATTCTCAAACTCCTTACGACTACGGCAATCAAAACAGCTATGGAGGCCATCCAGGCTTCTTCGGACAGGCTGCAACATTGCCGACGTTTAGCGGCGTATTTTGGCGATTTGCCATCGACGCTATCGCGGCGGGTCTCGGTTTCGCCGTAGGGGCATTTTTCAGCCCTTTCCTCAGACCGTTTCGCAGAATCCTATTTTTCGTTGGGTTGGCGGTAATCGTCCTTTACGCGTGGCTGGGCTACGCACCGATCGCGGATGGGCTGACCAAAGTAATCGCCATCTTCGCCTTTTTCGTTGCCCTGGGATACGGCATCCGCTTGGGCGCTAAAGCCTTCCTCGCCGAACGAGCGAACGCCGAACGACCCATCAGTTTCGGCTCAGCCAAATGGGCGACGATGGATTATCTGGACCAGAAGGAGCTTTTTAACGGCAGCGGTTTTCTTCTCGGAGCCTTTGTCGAGGGTGGCGCGCGCAAGCTCATCCATTACGGCGGCCCGAGGCACCTACTCACCGTCGCGCCGACGCGCAGCGGCAAGGGCGTCTCATCGATCATCCCGAATCTCCTGAGCTATGAGGGATCGGCCTTTGTGATCGACCCAAAAGGGGAGAACGCCCTTATAACCGCGCCTCGACGCGGCAAAGGCAATCCCGAAAAGAGAATTTCAGGACTCGGCCAAGACATCCATCTTCTTGACCCGTGGAACATGGCGGCCGGGAAGCTCGGCCTCGCGCCAGCGTGCTTCAACCCTCTCGACTGGATCAAAGCGGACGACCCCGACGCCACGGAAAACGCCTTCCTTTTAGCCGAAGCTCTCGTCCCCTCTGGAGCCGAAGGCGAAGCGAAATTTTGGGACGAGGAATCGAAAGCTCTTTTGTGCGGCATAATACTTTATGTCGCCATCTCAAAGCATGAAGCGGCAAATCGGCATCTCGGTCGAGTGCGCGACATTCTTCTTCTTGGCGCGGCCGATTTCAAAGTCGTACTCGAAAACATGTATAAGGAAACTAACCCTGTTGTTTCGAGCACGGCCTCGCGGACGGCGAGCAAGGACGAAAAGCTACGCTCCAACGTCCTCGCGGCCGTTCAATCCCACACTCATTTTCTCGATAGTCCCCGCATCCGCGAGAGCTTGAGCCGATCGAGTTTTCAATTCGAGGATTTCAAGGCGAGGCCCACGACTGTATATCTAATCCTACCCGCCGACCGGCTCGAAACCTTTGGGCGTTGGCTCCGCTTGTTGATACAACAAGCCCTTACCATCAACGCGCGCAATATCGACAAGAAGCCACCTCGGCCCGTGCTGTTTCTGCTTGACGAGATGGCCGCACTCGGAAGGCTAAGCATGGTCGAGCAAGCCTTCGGGCTTATGGCGGGCTTCGGCATTCAACTATGGGGTATCGTGCAAGACCTGTCACAGCTCGAACGCATTTACGACAAGGGATGGCAAACCTTCATCAGCAATAGCGGTGTCATTCAATATTTCGGAAGCCGAGACAAAATTACCGCCGAATATTTTTCCACGCTCTGCGGTGTTACCACGATAAGAATTCAGAATTTCTCGTATGCCCTCGGCAAAACAATCACGCGTACCTGGAGTAATGTGACGGGCGCGGGTAACAACAGTTCCAGTGACGGCGGCAGCGATAGCAGCAGTCACACTCACACGATAGGAACGAACGAATCCCAGCGGCAGCTTGCTTACCCAGACGAACTGATGGTGCTGAAGGACGATAGCCAAGTCATCTTTATCGAGAACCTAGACCCGATACAGGGCCTAAAATTACTCTGGTACAAAGATAGCGGCCTAAGCGCACTCGGGGTCAATTTACACGACACCAAAGTCCCCGAAAGACAGCAACAACAAATTGCGACCACGCAGCCAGTTGCGGCGGTTTCCGCAAAAAAGGCGACCGCCGCAAACACGGCGGTTAAACAACATAAACCCGCAACAGCATCCACGGACTATGTAGTTAGCACGAGGAATTTCTACGATCCGGACTTTGGAGCTTTCCCTACCGAGTTTCATTCGGACGGCTCGGTCGTCGTGCAATTTGAATCGGGGCCTTATCGTTTCGAGTCAGAAGCAAGCTTTAAGGACTATCTCGACAAGGCCCGGAAAGAGCAATCGCCCGGAGCATAA
- a CDS encoding helix-turn-helix domain-containing protein: protein MIVRTPADLGAAIRDRRKQLKLDQSTFAKQIGVSRQWVIEIERGHPRAELGLVLRALNALNIRLDAAVDQTDRSLSSAIDIDAIVNKAKKSRP, encoded by the coding sequence ATGATCGTTCGCACACCCGCAGACCTTGGCGCTGCCATCCGCGACAGGCGGAAGCAGCTCAAGCTCGATCAGTCAACTTTCGCCAAGCAGATCGGCGTCAGCCGGCAATGGGTCATCGAGATCGAGCGCGGCCATCCGCGTGCCGAGTTGGGGTTAGTCCTCCGCGCCCTCAATGCCTTGAACATCCGCCTCGACGCAGCCGTCGATCAAACTGATCGCAGCCTGTCGAGCGCTATCGATATCGATGCCATCGTGAACAAGGCAAAAAAGAGCAGGCCATGA